In the genome of Enterococcus sp. DIV2402, the window GTATTCCTTTTTGTCATACAGGCTCCTTTTATGGGGGACAACGCGCAGTTTCTGGTTGTCCCAATGATAATCTGATTCCAGAGTGGAACGATCTAGTTTATCAAGGCCGATATAAAGCGGCATTTGAGCGTCTTGCACGTACCAATCCATTGCCAGAAATGACCGGACGTGTCTGTCCTGCACCTTGTGAGAAAGGCTGCACGGAAGCTCTGAATGGGGATGGAGTAGCCATTCACGACAATGAACGATTTATCATTGATACGGCTTTTGAAAATGACTGGGTAAGAGAGTCTGGTTTACCGACAGAATCAAAAACAGGCTTTAAAGTAGCCGTGGTTGGGAGTGGACCTGCAGGATTGTCGGCTGCTTGGCGTTTAAATCAACTAGGGCACCAAGTTACGGTTTATGAACGTAGTGATCGCTTTGGTGGCTTATTGATGTATGGCATTCCTAATATGAAATTAGATAAAGATATTGTGCAGCGGCGTATTGATTTGATGGCAGAGTTAGGTATTGAATTTATTGCGAATACAGAAATTGGTCGGGATATTTCAGCAGAAGAATTACAAGACAGTTATGATCGTGTTCTCCTTGCCACTGGTGCAAGTGTTCCGCGTGATTTGAAAATTCCAGGACGAGAGCTAGAAGGTGTTCGCTTTGCTGTCGATTATTTAACCGAAGCAACAAGAGATGTGCTAAAACATGGGAAACAAGCAACGAGTCGTAAATTGGAAGGGAAACATGTCATCGTGATTGGTGGAGGTGATACAGGAAACGATTGTATTGGATCAGCAGTTCGACAAGGAGCTGCATCGGTGCGCCAGTTAGAAATCACGCCAGAATTACCTGGGCAACGCCAAGCGAGCAATCCGTGGCCTGAATATCCAATGACCAGTCGCAAAGGCTACGGACAAGAAGAAGCCGAATTTTTATACCAAGAACCACTTACAACTTATGCTACTTCGACAAGTGCTTTTATTGGCGCAGAACGTGGACAATTAATTGCCATTGAAACAGTAAAAGTTGGACAAAATTTCCAACCAATTGAAGGGACTAAAAAAGTTTTGAAAGCAGATTTAGTTTTACTTGCGATGGGTTTTTTAGGTCCAGAAAACGCCTTGTTTGATGCGTTTGATGTGGAGGAAATTTATGATGATTATACAACAAATAACGAACGTGTAATGGTCGCTGGCGATGCAAGACGTGGTCCTAGTCTAGTTATCTGGGGAATTCGGGAAGGTCGTTTAGCAGCCGAAAAGATGGATGAATCCTTACGTGCATTAAGTTATCAATAAAAAAGTAGTTGGAATATCAGTCGATTGAACAGTGAACGATCCGAACGATAGAGAGAGTACCTGTAGTCTAGCAGGCTTTCGTCGCAAATTCACCAGAATTAGCGCTATTCACTCTAAATCATTCGGATCGTTTTATCCTGTGTTTACTTATGTCACAATCCTTGAAAACGAATGGAGCTCTTATCGCTCTGTTCGTTTTTTTGTATAATAACGTTCAAAGAGAATGAACAAACCAATACAACTAATAAATAAGAAAGTACCTGCTAAGAATCCCGGTGGTAGGTAAGTTAATTTGATTTCGTGGGTTCCTTTAGGGACTTTTAAGCTGATAAATGCTTCTTGGAAAGCTTCGATAGCCACTTTTTTGCCATCTAAAGTAGCACGCCAACCTTTATCATAAGGAATAGTCGTAATCAGTTGTTGCTCTTTGTTTGTCGTGATTGTTCCTTTTGCACTGCGTTTACCGGTGCTCATCTCAATGCTTTGTTGCTGAAGAGTATCAATAGCCCGTTGATATGCTTGTGTATCTAAAGTCACAACTTGAGGATGTTGGAAAGAAATTTCTTTCGTTCCATAAAAACTAGCCGTAAATTCAACGGTGGTTGGTACATCATAATATCCTAAATTATAGTATTGTCCATTAATACCAATTTGCGTTTTTCGCGATTCACCATTGACCGTAATGGTGGCAGTTGAACTTTCTAACTGTGAAAAATTAGTAGGATACAAACTTAAATAGGCTTGTGAATGAGCAGGAACGCTCACTTGCCACGTTACCTCTTTGGCAACATTTGTTGTTTCTTCAGAAAATTTTGTATGGTTGCCTTGCTCGGTAACTTTTGTATTTTTAGTGCCAATGCGAGTAATTGGATAAAAGTGGAAATACTGCTCATTTAAATCCGTTAATCCATTTAGTAAATTCGTTTGGCTACCTAAATTATCATTTTCATATTGCTCAATTTCATTACTTGCTGGATTAGCTAAAAAGGCTAATGGTAAGGCATTTTGATTTTCATAGAGTTTGTAAGAACCGCTTGTTGCCACTTCATTAAAGCCGTATTTGTCGACAGCTTGTTTGGCAATATTATATTTCACTGCCATTAAACTATCCATTAATACGGTATTATTTGGATAACGAATGTTTAAATTCGTTCCTCGTGAACGAAAACCAAGTTGATTTAAGTAACTGGACGAGTGGCGATTACGAATCGAAGAAAACAAACCAATCCCATTGTAACCATAATTGATACTATCATTTGACGATACAGGATCAAGATTTTCTAAGCGGTAAAAACCATCATTTTCTTTTTTTGTTTGAGTAACTAAAGTTTTAATATCTTTAAAGGGTTCCGTATATAAACTACGAGAAGCATAATTCCAATCATCTAATATCCCATGAACCATGCCATTTGTGTTTAATGCCATTTCCAAAGAAACAAATAGCAATGTAAATAAAGCAAAGCGTTTTTTGGTAAATAAGCCTTTTTGATAAAAAGCAATGACTAAGCTATAAACAATTAAAAAGACCATTGTTAAAACAAAAGAAGTGAGCGTGAGGTAGTCGTAACTATCTTCAGGAATAAAGCCATAAGTTAACCCAAAAATTACCATCCATGTTAATAAAATACCTAACATCGTTCCACGATCTTTTACTTTAAATTGTTCCCAACCGTATCCAGCAAGCATCACAATTAAAAAAGATAACAGATACGCATAACGGAATAAGAACATATTTGGTGCATGCATGCCATGCCAAAATAAATTTAAAGGTGTGATATAGAAACTTGCCATTAAGACGGCAAATATTCCTAGGTACAATAGTTTGTTTTTCCAAGGAATAGCGCGTGAGACAAAATAAAGGGTACAAAACATTAATGGAAGTAAGCCCACAAAAATAAATGGAATGGAACCATATTTTGTATTGTCATAAACACCAATCATATTTTTAACAAAAAAATCTAACCAATTGGTCGCAGCAGTTTTAAACGTGGTGATTTGTGTTAGCTCTTCACCATTTGTTCGTAAGTCTAAGATTGCTGGTAAAATAATAATCATTGCCGCGCCACCAGCTAAGAGTGACGTAACCCCATACGGAATAATTCGTTTTTTATAAGTAGACCATTGACTAAATAAGCGAGCAAGGAAATACAGAACGGAAAAAATACCAATCATAAAGCCCATATAAAAACTAGAGAAAAAGAGCATGAAATAACTAATAAATAATAATTTAGGTTTTCCATCATCTAATAAGCGATTAATTCCCCAGATAATTAAGGGTAGATAGACAAATGCGTCCAACCACATAATTAATTCTGAATGAGCAGTAACAAAAGACATAAGCGCATAACAAACAGCTAATGTCACATAGTGCCATTGATGCAATTTAAACGTATGCTTAGCGTAAAACCAAAAAGCTAAGCCAGCACTGCCAATTTTGATTAAAGTCAAGAAATATAAGGCATCAGGCATCCATTGATTGGGGAATAAAATCACTAATGGTGTGAAAAATCCACCGAGATAATAAGAAACCAATGCAAGATAATTCAACCCTAAGGAAGCATGCCACGTATAAAAAATACTTTGTTTTCCTAGTAAAACATTTCGAAAACTTGCATGGAAATTAGAAAATTGCGAAAATGCATCGCTGGCTAATACACTTCGACTACTCCCAGGGAAAATACCAATGGTCAAATAGATAATTGCCATAAGTAGCAAGGGAATAAAGAAGCTTGCGAGCATGTAGGTTTTATTTTGTTTACAAAACGCTTTGATCGTTGCCAAGAAAATTGCCTCCTAACATGGAATAAAATTTTTGCTTTAAGTGTAACATAGAATCAAAATAAGTAGCAAAAATAGCTGTGATAAAGCTATTTTTTTATAAAAAAATATATGTTACGATACAAAAAATGAAAGGAGTTTACCATGTCACGAGCAGAGCAAGCAATATTTACCAATATGTGTATGATTGAAAATGAAAAGGGACAGATTTTGATTCAAGATCGTCAAAAACCCGATTGGCCAGGCGTGACTTTTCCGGGTGGTCATGTCGAAAAGGCAGAAT includes:
- a CDS encoding glutamate synthase subunit beta: MADPFGFLKYPKKENPYREVEERIFDWHELQTPLPEEERQEQAARCMNCGIPFCHTGSFYGGQRAVSGCPNDNLIPEWNDLVYQGRYKAAFERLARTNPLPEMTGRVCPAPCEKGCTEALNGDGVAIHDNERFIIDTAFENDWVRESGLPTESKTGFKVAVVGSGPAGLSAAWRLNQLGHQVTVYERSDRFGGLLMYGIPNMKLDKDIVQRRIDLMAELGIEFIANTEIGRDISAEELQDSYDRVLLATGASVPRDLKIPGRELEGVRFAVDYLTEATRDVLKHGKQATSRKLEGKHVIVIGGGDTGNDCIGSAVRQGAASVRQLEITPELPGQRQASNPWPEYPMTSRKGYGQEEAEFLYQEPLTTYATSTSAFIGAERGQLIAIETVKVGQNFQPIEGTKKVLKADLVLLAMGFLGPENALFDAFDVEEIYDDYTTNNERVMVAGDARRGPSLVIWGIREGRLAAEKMDESLRALSYQ
- a CDS encoding YfhO family protein → MLASFFIPLLLMAIIYLTIGIFPGSSRSVLASDAFSQFSNFHASFRNVLLGKQSIFYTWHASLGLNYLALVSYYLGGFFTPLVILFPNQWMPDALYFLTLIKIGSAGLAFWFYAKHTFKLHQWHYVTLAVCYALMSFVTAHSELIMWLDAFVYLPLIIWGINRLLDDGKPKLLFISYFMLFFSSFYMGFMIGIFSVLYFLARLFSQWSTYKKRIIPYGVTSLLAGGAAMIIILPAILDLRTNGEELTQITTFKTAATNWLDFFVKNMIGVYDNTKYGSIPFIFVGLLPLMFCTLYFVSRAIPWKNKLLYLGIFAVLMASFYITPLNLFWHGMHAPNMFLFRYAYLLSFLIVMLAGYGWEQFKVKDRGTMLGILLTWMVIFGLTYGFIPEDSYDYLTLTSFVLTMVFLIVYSLVIAFYQKGLFTKKRFALFTLLFVSLEMALNTNGMVHGILDDWNYASRSLYTEPFKDIKTLVTQTKKENDGFYRLENLDPVSSNDSINYGYNGIGLFSSIRNRHSSSYLNQLGFRSRGTNLNIRYPNNTVLMDSLMAVKYNIAKQAVDKYGFNEVATSGSYKLYENQNALPLAFLANPASNEIEQYENDNLGSQTNLLNGLTDLNEQYFHFYPITRIGTKNTKVTEQGNHTKFSEETTNVAKEVTWQVSVPAHSQAYLSLYPTNFSQLESSTATITVNGESRKTQIGINGQYYNLGYYDVPTTVEFTASFYGTKEISFQHPQVVTLDTQAYQRAIDTLQQQSIEMSTGKRSAKGTITTNKEQQLITTIPYDKGWRATLDGKKVAIEAFQEAFISLKVPKGTHEIKLTYLPPGFLAGTFLFISCIGLFILFERYYTKKRTER